The nucleotide sequence CCCATGACAGGTCGTATTTAATGGATGATGTAGGTTCGCCATCATTGCGGAGCGTAAATGGCCATCGAATATCGCATCACTCTGGATGATGAGCACAGTTTCAGTTACCGCATCGAAATGGATCGCGGGTATGACAGGGAAGTAGCTGTCCAGGCGCCAAAATGGACGCGTCTCGAGCATCAGCGTTGCGTTAACTGCCCGCTGAGCCGGGACGAGTTCAGCCACTGCCCGGCGGCGGTGGATTTGCATCGCGTGATCGAAGACTTTCAGGGTCTGCCAGCCGTGCAGAAGGCGCGAGTCTGGGTGCGCACGCCGGAGCGTGAGTACAACAAGATGGTCGGGCTGGACGAGGGCTTACGTGCGTTGCTGGGCGTGATCATGGCGACCAGCGCCTGCCCGGTTCTGCGAACACTCCGGCCGATGGCACAGCAGCACCTGCCTTTTGCCAGCAATCACGAGTTTGTACTGCGAGCCGTTTCCCTTTATCTGGCCAGGCAGTATTTCAACCTGCGCGAAGGGCGGCATGCCGACTGGGAGTTGCGTGGGTTGGTGCGCTCGTTCCAACAGCTACAATTGGTCAATCAGGCTTTCTGGCAGCGTATTCATGACACCTGTCACGGCGACTCCAACCTGAAAGCCTTTCTTACCTTCTTTTCCATGGCATCGAGCCTGACCTACTCCCTGGAAACCCAGTTGCAGAAGATCAGGCCTTTGGTCATGTCTGCCGGAGAGGGTGTCGAAGTCGCCTGATCACTCGGCCTTTTTCAGGCGCACGGCGAGCACATCGCATGGGGCGCCGTGAAGGACGTCATTGGCGGTTGAACCCAGCAGCAGTGCCAGACCATGACGGCCATGGCTGCCTACCACGATCAGGTCACAGTCATTTTCCTTGGCCAGGCGGTGGATCTCCTGTCGAGGCTGCCCGTAAGCCAGGTGCTGCTGCTCCGGAGTCAGGCCAGGGTAGCGGTCGGCAAAGCTTGCGATACGCTCGCGAGCCTGGTCGAACTGCTGTTGCTGGAGCATGGACAAATCCATCGGAACATCGCCACCGAACGCCATGGCCATCGGTTCGATGACATGCACCAGCGCCAGCTTGGCGTTGCTCGCGGTCGCCAGAGCCTGGGCCCGCGCGACGAGCGGATGGCACTCG is from Pseudomonas saudiphocaensis and encodes:
- a CDS encoding DUF6901 family protein, which encodes MAIEYRITLDDEHSFSYRIEMDRGYDREVAVQAPKWTRLEHQRCVNCPLSRDEFSHCPAAVDLHRVIEDFQGLPAVQKARVWVRTPEREYNKMVGLDEGLRALLGVIMATSACPVLRTLRPMAQQHLPFASNHEFVLRAVSLYLARQYFNLREGRHADWELRGLVRSFQQLQLVNQAFWQRIHDTCHGDSNLKAFLTFFSMASSLTYSLETQLQKIRPLVMSAGEGVEVA
- a CDS encoding universal stress protein; its protein translation is MNYHHILVATDLNDECHPLVARAQALATASNAKLALVHVIEPMAMAFGGDVPMDLSMLQQQQFDQARERIASFADRYPGLTPEQQHLAYGQPRQEIHRLAKENDCDLIVVGSHGRHGLALLLGSTANDVLHGAPCDVLAVRLKKAE